The following coding sequences are from one Flavobacteriales bacterium window:
- a CDS encoding YtxH domain-containing protein, protein MNTTGKIAISTIVGVALGTVAGILLAPASGKETRKVISDKYNQTKEDLAKSATDVKEKVKEKTHNAAKKVYDKTAANNQDA, encoded by the coding sequence ATGAATACGACTGGAAAAATTGCAATAAGCACCATTGTGGGTGTTGCTTTGGGAACGGTAGCCGGCATCCTCCTGGCTCCTGCAAGTGGTAAAGAAACGCGTAAGGTTATCTCCGATAAGTATAACCAAACCAAAGAGGATTTAGCCAAAAGTGCAACGGATGTAAAGGAGAAGGTCAAAGAAAAGACACACAATGCGGCTAAGAAGGTATATGACAAAACCGCTGCCAACAACCAGGATGCATAA